A genomic stretch from Helianthus annuus cultivar XRQ/B chromosome 1, HanXRQr2.0-SUNRISE, whole genome shotgun sequence includes:
- the LOC110873740 gene encoding protein MODIFIED TRANSPORT TO THE VACUOLE 1, giving the protein MDKSRRAVESYWRSKMIDDATSDEDKVTPVYKLDEICELLRSSHVSIVKEVSQFIFKRLQHKSPIVKQKALRVIKYAVGKSGADFKREMQRNSAAIRELIHHRGHPDPLKGDALNKSVRETAQEALSALFSGEDTSKPPPNEGLAQRIQGFGNTNFDPPSNDKKSFLNEVVGIGSATIKQGLNNLTQTQTSNKNNNTGTYKSANLSRSFTNENSYSGSLPSARLSTEVSGPWGQEVKTSQMDNSSGGSGSGSGSHYAGVKSREERLLETIVTSGGIRLQPTRDALQVFLTEASKLDAFALSQALEAKLQSHMWQVCVRGLCVLEAILRKKDEEHFHVVASYFTENIDVVVKCSQSPQASAREKANKVLSLLTGEQTGSRMSQQDKNTETEIPKIQMPDLIDTNDPNGNENENNAPVSSSTTSLMDDFFGDSGTAMHNNQSVNNDDPFTDVSFHGQNNIEQHEPVDIFSGLATVDKSSETQPELFDLFGSKDNVNDLMSGLSINENESSPSQDGPAQKESLETAFSDSSHSTTNLNPQMNDVLSNMLQFQGHGMNPNPMMLNPMDPSTYNTMMLNPMLFGSQQINYAAMSNLLAQQQFLSTMNNLQSQNLGPASSSSAFPDIFNPVIATQPPTSTMNSSKKDDTKAFDFISDHLAAARDPKRVN; this is encoded by the exons ATGGATAAAAGCAGGAGAGCAGTGGAATCCTACTGGAGGTCAAAGATGATCGACGATGCCACTTCTGACGAAGATAAAGTCACCCCTGTTTACAAATTGGATGAAATCTGTGAGCTTCTTCGTTCTTCTCACGTCTCCATTGTTAAGGAAGTTTCTCAGTTTATATTCAAACGGTTGCAACATAAGTCCCCCATTGTTAAACAGAAG GCTTTGAGAGTGATCAAGTACGCGGTAGGAAAGTCCGGTGCGGATTTCAAGAGAGAAATGCAAAGAAACTCGGCGGCCATCCGTGAGCTAATCCATCACAGGGGTCATCCCGACCCGTTAAAGGGTGACGCCCTTAATAAATCTGTTAGGGAAACCGCCCAAGAAGCTTTATCCGCTTTATTTTCCGGTGAAGACACCAGTAAACCACCACCTAACGAAGGTCTCGCCCAAAGAATACAAGGATTCGGAAACACCAACTTTGACCCTCCGTCAAACGATAAGAAGTCATTTCTTAACGAGGTGGTTGGCATCGGAAGCGCGACGATTAAACAGGGATTGAATAATTTAACACAAACTCAAACCTCAAACAAGAATAATAACACAGGGACTTACAAGAGCGCGAATCTGAGTAGATCATTTACTAATGAAAATAGTTACAGTGGTAGCCTGCCTTCTGCGCGGTTGTCAACAGAAGTGTCGGGACCGTGGGGTCAAGAGGTTAAAACAAGTCAGATGGATAATTCAAGTGGcggttcgggttcgggttcgggttcgcATTATGCGGGTGTGAAGAGCCGCGAAGAGAGATTGCTGGAGACGATTGTAACATCTGGTGGAattcggttgcaaccgacccgaGATGCTCTTCAAGTGTTTTTGACTGAGGCGTCCAAATTGGATGCATTTGCTTTAAGTCAAGCACTTGAAGCAAAGCTTCAATCGCATATGTGGCAG GTCTGTGTGAGAGGATTATGTGTGCTTGAGGCCATCTTGAGGAAGAAAGACGAAGAACATTTTCACGTCGTGGCTTCGTACTTCACCGAAAATATAGACGTTGTGGTAAAATGCTCTCAATCTCCCCAAGCTTCCGCGAGGGAAAAGGCAAATAAG GTGTTAAGCCTTCTCACGGGAGAGCAAACCGGTAGCAGGATGAGTCAGCAAGACAAAAACACGGAAACCGAGATACCCAAAATTCAGATGCCTGATTTAATCGACACCAACGATCCAAACGGGAATGAAAATGAGAACAATGCGCCTGTATCATCATCAACCACCTCGCTGATGGATGACTTTTTCGGTGATTCTGGTACTGCCATGCACAACAATCAATCTGTGAACAATGACGACCCGTTTACAGACGTGTCATTTCACGGCCAAAACAATATAGAACAACATGAACCCGTCGATATCTTTTCAGGACTGGCTACTGTTGACAAATCAAGCGAAACCCAACCGGAGTTATTCGATCTATTTGGTTCTAAAGATAACGTCAACGATTTGATGTCTGGTTTATCTATTAACGAGAACGAGTCGTCACCGTCACAGGACGGGCCTGCTCAAAAGGAATCACTAGAAACCGCGTTTTCAGATTCTAGTCATTCTACGACTAATTTAAACCCACAGATGAACGATGTTTTGAGTAACATGCTTCAATTTCAGGGACATGGAATGAATCCAAATCCTATGATGTTGAATCCTATGGATCCTAGTACATATAATACTATGATGTTGAATCCGATGTTATTTGGTTCTCAACAGATTAATTATGCTGCAATGAGCAACCTTTTAGCGCAGCAGCAGTTTTTATCGACAATGAATAATTTGCAATCGCAGAATCTTGGTCCGGCAAGTAGTTCTTCGGCTTTTCCAGATATATTTAATCCGGTTATTGCAACTCAACCGCCTACTTCAACAATGAACAGTTCAAAGAAAGATGATACTAAAGCATTTGATTTCATATCT GATCATCTTGCTGCAGCTCGTGACCCGAAAAGGGTAAACTAA